A genomic stretch from Natronincola ferrireducens includes:
- a CDS encoding zinc dependent phospholipase C family protein produces MLPQSHIIIATHLHEAIKEKFLVDLDRKNLIYGSIKPDIPLHLSGIRHFKPQSFQYICDKIQNLSQYPLTNNKEHIKFLSTQIGIVTHFIADYFCVPHNDRKTYKNHFISHVAYESNLHQQYKKYNEKINIAKSLFNIDNKTPHSIKSLVDDLHNKYSNKSESYKNDLISSMEASMVVGLYIVYHNIMNNEYINAA; encoded by the coding sequence TTGTTACCTCAAAGCCATATCATTATTGCAACTCACCTTCATGAAGCTATTAAAGAAAAATTCCTTGTAGATCTTGATAGAAAGAATTTGATTTACGGCAGTATTAAGCCTGACATCCCCTTACATCTATCAGGCATCCGACATTTTAAACCCCAATCTTTTCAGTATATATGTGATAAAATCCAGAATTTATCTCAATATCCATTAACTAATAATAAAGAACATATCAAATTTTTATCAACTCAAATTGGAATTGTCACTCATTTTATCGCTGATTATTTTTGTGTGCCTCATAATGATAGAAAAACCTATAAAAATCATTTTATTAGTCATGTAGCCTATGAAAGCAACCTTCATCAGCAATACAAAAAATATAATGAAAAAATTAATATTGCTAAATCTTTGTTTAATATAGATAATAAAACGCCTCATTCAATAAAATCCTTGGTAGATGATCTCCACAATAAATACAGCAATAAAAGCGAAAGTTATAAAAACGACCTAATAAGTTCTATGGAGGCCTCTATGGTTGTAGGGTTATATATCGTCTATCATAATATAATGAACAATGAATATATAAATGCAGCATAA